The following is a genomic window from Bacteroidota bacterium.
TCTGTTGCAGGATTTGGAACAATATAAAACACATTATTAGCATCGATCTTTACAGGGACAATGTTTGAATAAGAAATTGTACCGTCGAAATCGATTTGCTTCAGACGATAATAGGAAATTCCTTTATAAGGAGAATCGTCAACAGTTGTATAATCATTCCTGATAGTACTACTACCGGCACCTTGTAAAATCTGAATTACTTCAAATTTAATTCCATCGCTACTTCGTTCAACTGTAAAAAAATTATTATTTGTTTCACTTGCAGTACTCCATCTGATTACTACGTTATCTTTTATAGGAGTAGCTTCGAAATTTATTAATTCCACAGGTAGTACCGAGCAATTCAATGATGCTCCACCGGTCAGATTCCAGTTCAGTGTAAATCCACTTCCACCGGGCGACCATTTGTTTACCAGAAGATAGTAAGACTGGCCTGTAAGGACCGGCAGTTCATTTACCCAGGCATTTCCACAAACATCTTCGGAAAGATCTGATCCATTATTCGGAAGGCCACAGGTTAGTGAATTTGTAGAAAGATTCAGTGCATTGTTCATTCCTGTATTCCCGGTATTTGCAGCATAAGAGCATCGAACAGGGGTTCCCAGACTTGCACATGCAGATGCTGAGTAAAGTGCAAAATCATAATCATCTGCAGTTACATTTGGAGCGATAGTTAATCCTAATGTTCCGGAAGTACTGATGAGTATCTTGTACCAATTTGAAAAATTTTCTGCAAGGACACATCCACCACCACCATCAGATATTATACCGGGCCCTGTACTGGCATCTGTTATACTTTGATTTCCGCATACTGCTGTCGGTGATTTACAGTCACTGTTATCAGTTCCATTTGGTCCATTTGAACAAGGAAGGCAATCAAATGTAACAACCCATCCACCTTGTGCAATCGATGCATCAGAATTGAATGCAAATGTCAGACATCCACTTTGATCGGTCGAAGTATATGGACCCAATCCTGAAGCGAGACATGCCTGATAAGTAGAAGCAGTTCCATACCAGGTAGAGCCGGCACCAAATTGTGGACTAAATTGTGTTGGGCCATTTCTGATAGTCAGGTAATCAAAAACCGATTCAACATCAAACGACCAAAATGTTGCGCGCAGACAATTTCCTGCAGTTGCAGGACAAAAAGTTCGGTAGACTTCATTGATGTTATTTGAATAATTTCCGCCAACTCCACCATCATCAGTAAAAGTACCACCGCAAGTGGAAACCATATTTGTTCCCACATAAGTATTTTGTAATCCAAGGACGGGTTGAGTGTATGTAGCAGTTCCGGCGGGAGTTGATGGACATTGTTCACAGGAGACAACTGCTTCCCAGCCCGCTCCGTTTGAAGCGCCATTTGAAGTAAATCTGACTGTTAAACAACCGGTACTTGATAACATAGTTGGTGGTATTGTTGTTCCTGAATACGTTCCTATCTGCGGCGAAGCAACTGTAGGCCCATCGTAAACTATCAGGTTGTCGCCTGATTTAATATTGAATGCAGTAAATTGAATTTGCAAACAACTTCCTGCAGAAGAACAAAATGTTTTTGTGAAGTTTTCATTGTTGCCGTAATTACTT
Proteins encoded in this region:
- a CDS encoding T9SS type A sorting domain-containing protein — its product is MKNSLIFIITFYLLAFGFSANAQVYNMTAGTINSCSGNFYDPGGSGANYGNNVNITETFCSNSSNCIIVTFTAFNTQAGNDILTIYDGPSTASPVIGTFSGNTSPGAIISSSGCITFRFVSNGSNTKPGWAATISCGSCGSSYLMNNTSVATCSGLFFDSGGSASNYGNNENFTKTFCSSAGSCLQIQFTAFNIKSGDNLIVYDGPTVASPQIGTYSGTTIPPTMLSSTGCLTVRFTSNGASNGAGWEAVVSCEQCPSTPAGTATYTQPVLGLQNTYVGTNMVSTCGGTFTDDGGVGGNYSNNINEVYRTFCPATAGNCLRATFWSFDVESVFDYLTIRNGPTQFSPQFGAGSTWYGTASTYQACLASGLGPYTSTDQSGCLTFAFNSDASIAQGGWVVTFDCLPCSNGPNGTDNSDCKSPTAVCGNQSITDASTGPGIISDGGGGCVLAENFSNWYKILISTSGTLGLTIAPNVTADDYDFALYSASACASLGTPVRCSYAANTGNTGMNNALNLSTNSLTCGLPNNGSDLSEDVCGNAWVNELPVLTGQSYYLLVNKWSPGGSGFTLNWNLTGGASLNCSVLPVELINFEATPIKDNVVIRWSTASETNNNFFTVERSSDGIKFEVIQILQGAGSSTIRNDYTTVDDSPYKGISYYRLKQIDFDGTISYSNIVPVKIDANNVFYIVPNPATEKAELIFGSSDNSQMQLKIFNMHGNQVAFENIDPVQGLNHHTLNLENLDKGIYYLILENKFTSLKTRLVKL